From Oncorhynchus keta strain PuntledgeMale-10-30-2019 unplaced genomic scaffold, Oket_V2 Un_contig_3396_pilon_pilon, whole genome shotgun sequence:
ACACCTGTTGTCAGTTTACACTCGACTGAAATCTCCTCTTTGTTTCACTTGAGTGAGTCTAGACTATAATTATGAATACCTGCGGGAAATATGGTAACTTACCATTAATTAATTATGTGTCACAAATGCAACAGAAGATGGTGACTAATACTATTACTGTTGGAGTTGATCGTCCTTGGTCAGTCAAGTGAGATACATGGAGTCAAAGTGATAGGGTTATTTCTTCTTTTTTATAGGGGCCTACGCCTCAGACATTATTGAAAGTCGGGACAAAAGCAACTTTTtctcacaatttaaaaaaaatattaacatTTGAAATatgtattattttttatataGCAAAGTATCAGCCCTCACACCGTGTAAAGAATCAAATAAGCTCTTCATGAAATGTTTTTCTTAATAAAATGCACCTAAATATACAAAATGTATGGTGGTATAAAAAAcgtactgtatactgtaccaacacaatacattatgTTGATGTGCTATAATACAGTGGTGAAAAAGTACCCAAAAGTCATACTTGACTAAAAGTAAAGATcatttaatagaaaatgacaaaaataaaagtctaaaggtatttggttttaaataccCTTGAAAAGAATTGTATAAATATAAGAGAAACAAAACATCCCCGTACAGAGCCTAACATTTTTGTTTAACAAACTTTTTCAACAAGTGCTTTTCAACTGGTTTCTCCTGCTACAGAGGCTGTAGCTTTACTGATCTCTGTTGGTACATTTTCCTCTGTCGTAAACAGAGTATCTGAGCTACTCTCTATTGCTGTACTAGTTGTATCTGAACTGGTGTCTCCTGGTCTGGAGGGTGCACCTGAACTGGTGTCTCCTGGTCGGGAGGGTGCACCTGAACTGGTGTATCCTGGTCTGGAGGGTGCACCTGAACTGGTGTATCCTGGTCTGGAGGGTGCACCTGAACTGGTGTATCCTGGTCTGGAGGGTGCACCTGAACTGGTGTATCCTGGTCTGGAGGGTGCACCTGAACTGGTGTATCCTGGTCTGGAGGGTGCACCTGAACTGGTGTCTCCTGGTCTGGAGGGTGCACCTGAACTGGTGTATCCTGGTCTGGAGGGTGCACTTGAACTGGTGTCTCCTGGTCTGGAGGGTGCACTTGAACTGGTGTCTCCTGGTCTGGAGGATGCACCTGAACTAGTGTCTCCTGGTCCGGAGGGTGCACCTGAACTGGTGTCTTCTGGTCTGGAGGGTGCACCTGAACTGGTGTCTCCTGGTCTGGAGGGTGCACCTGAACTGGTGTCTCCTGGTCTGGAGGGTGCACCTGAACTGGTGTCTCCTGATCTGGAGGGTGCACCTGAACTGGTGTCTCCTGGTCTGGAGGGTGCACCTGAACTGGTGTCTCCTGGTCTGGAGGGTGCACCTGAACTGGTGTCTCCTGGTCTGGAGGGTGCACCTGAACTGGTGTCTCCTGGTCTGGAGGGTGCACCTGAACTGGTGTCTCCTGGTCTGGAGGGTGCACCTGAACTGGTGTCTCCTGATCTGGAGGGTGCACCTGAACTGGTCTTTACTGGATTGGATAGAGTACCACTGACCACCTTTGGACTAAATGCTGTGACTATAGGAAGAGCTGACAATCCTGGACTGCTTCTATCAGGAGTGTCTGTACTGTCTGACACTGAGTTAGTGGGTCTCCTCAGACCTGATAGGTCaggtgttcctctctctctgtctacctgacCACTGCTCCTCTGGGTTTCCATTGTTTTCAACACACTTCCTTGTTCTACACCCATCTGGTTAACATATATTATAGATGATGGTTTTGGGGCGAGAGGTGGTGGGGGGGCTTTTTGGGGGAGTGTTTGTTTGGGAGAAGTTGggctctttcttttctctcccttctgtgtctcttctcctttcttccctctttcttctccctctcctttcacctGCTCTTCTTCATtattttcagtctctctctcttgtccatttctttctcctccatcatctctcctatCTGTAACTTcttgcccctctccctcctctgtcactGAATCATCTCCTCCTACCTTCTCTTTCTCAACATCTTCTCCGTCCTCTCTtgtcccctcctcctttcctccactctcttcctctaaGATGAGGACTTTCTGGGGCATAAGCTGTCCatctcccgctccctctctctctgtgccataACCAGCCATGCTTTGGTCAGTTCCTCTCCCATGATGCTCTCTGCTGTGCTGTGTCTCCAGAGTCTGTGGGTACGGTGAATTATAGTTAAGGCTGCTCCGAGGTGGTTTTGGAGGAGCAGTTTGGACAGAATCTTGGGTAACAGTCCCCAAGGTAACGTTCATGTTCTGTTTGGATTCTGTGTTCTGCTCTTTTTCTTCCCTCTGTTTCTTTCCGGACTCCCGACCCCAAACCTGATTCTGGTTGTTCAGTTTGAACGGGATAttactcacaataacatctgtttCAGTGGATCGTGCCTTGTCTAGTAATGGTTTCTTCTCTCCCTCACCATCTCCAGTTTTCACAGCCTCACTGGTCTGGTTGATCTGACTGACCCTGTCCTTTAGTTCTTCATCTAGTAATAGCTTATTCTCCTCTTCCACAATCTCTGCCTGTCTGATTGCCACCGCCTTCTCTCGATCCTCTTCAAGATGGCTGGCATTCCCTGTGCTCCGCAAATCTAGAGGAACAAAAACaaaggagagaaaagaagggAAGTCAGTGGGTATGCAGGTATGGAGCGACTAGAGGGCTTAGAAACAAAGGGAAATGCAACTTCAGACAAAGTGACAGATTTTCTTCAGTTGATTTTGAGTCTAAACGGAACACAATGAATCAACACAATGTCAATGCAACGTCAAGGAGATTCATAATAAAGAACCCTGTTATAAGATATTACTGTCCTTAATGAAAGACATGGGCTTACCTTTGGAACACTTCTTGACGAGCCAGACCACAACAGCAACCACAACAGCAACCAACAAGACACCTGCACAAATACCAGTGTAGATGTAGATCTCAGGattacctgacacacacacatacagacagatacacacaggtCAGGTAACATGGTCAGTGGAAACTGAACAAAGGAATTCCTATTTCTTTATCAACAGCGTTAAAATACTTTAACATGATTTAACCTTGACAGTCATTGCTGCTGTAGGTCAGTGTCTTCTCACTGACTGGGTTCCTGGCCTCACAGGTGTAGCTGACTGACTCTGGGGATTTGATGTTGTAGTGCTGTCCATTCTGCTCCTGGCTCCACATCTCCCCCTGGTGGTCAGGCCAAGACCAGCGATACTCCACCAGTGGACCCTCAGCACTGCAGTGAATTGTTGCCATGGTACCGTTCAATTCACAGGTGACTTCAAGTTGTGATACTGGGTCTGAGGAtggaaatggaggagaggag
This genomic window contains:
- the LOC118372376 gene encoding uncharacterized protein LOC118372376 isoform X37, giving the protein MADQGISTPSVIGLVTIFCCIYGGQFVNAAGPSTTRYVITNGNVILNPGIRGGVLQEILWKHGVNKAVEWGTDGIQEFRDFKGRTSLNTTTGEITIRQLTKQLSGVYEAECMIGQKIQTFQQRVKVIDPVSQLEVTCELNGTMATIHCSAEGPLVEYRWSWPDHQGEMWSQEQNGQHYNIKSPESVSYTCEARNPVSEKTLTYSSNDCQGNPEIYIYTGICAGVLLVAVVVAVVVWLVKKCSKDLRSTGNASHLEEDREKAVAIRQAEIVEEENKLLLDEELKDRVSQINQTSEAVKTGDGEGEKKPLLDKARSTETDVIVSNIPFKLNNQNQVWGRESGKKQREEKEQNTESKQNMNVTLGTVTQDSVQTAPPKPPRSSLNYNSPYPQTLETQHSREHHGRGTDQSMAGYGTEREGAGDGQLMPQKVLILEEESGGKEEGTREDGEDVEKEKVGGDDSVTEEGEGQEVTDRRDDGGERNGQERETENNEEEQVKGEGEERGKKGEETQKGEKRKSPTSPKQTLPQKAPPPPLAPKPSSIIYVNQMGVEQGSVLKTMETQRSSGQVDRERGTPDLSGLRRPTNSVSDSTDTPDRSSPGLSALPIVTAFSPKVVSGTLSNPVKTSSGAPSRSGDTSSGAPSRPGDTSSGAPSRPGDTSSGAPSRPGDTSSGAPSRPGDTSSGAPSRPGDTSSGAPSRSGDTSSGAPSRPGDTSSGAPSRPGDTSSGAPSRPGDTSSGAPSRPGDTSSDTTSTAIESSSDTLFTTEENVPTEISKATASVAGETS
- the LOC118372376 gene encoding uncharacterized protein LOC118372376 isoform X38, with product MADQGISTPSVIGLVTIFCCIYGGQFVNAAGPSTTRYVITNGNVILNPGIRGGVLQEILWKHGVNKAVEWGTDGIQEFRDFKGRTSLNTTTGEITIRQLTKQLSGVYEAECMIGQKIQTFQQRVKVIDPVSQLEVTCELNGTMATIHCSAEGPLVEYRWSWPDHQGEMWSQEQNGQHYNIKSPESVSYTCEARNPVSEKTLTYSSNDCQGNPEIYIYTGICAGVLLVAVVVAVVVWLVKKCSKDLRSTGNASHLEEDREKAVAIRQAEIVEEENKLLLDEELKDRVSQINQTSEAVKTGDGEGEKKPLLDKARSTETDVIVSNIPFKLNNQNQVWGRESGKKQREEKEQNTESKQNMNVTLGTVTQDSVQTAPPKPPRSSLNYNSPYPQTLETQHSREHHGRGTDQSMAGYGTEREGAGDGQLMPQKVLILEEESGGKEEGTREDGEDVEKEKVGGDDSVTEEGEGQEVTDRRDDGGERNGQERETENNEEEQVKGEGEERGKKGEETQKGEKRKSPTSPKQTLPQKAPPPPLAPKPSSIIYVNQMGVEQGSVLKTMETQRSSGQVDRERGTPDLSGLRRPTNSVSDSTDTPDRSSPGLSALPIVTAFSPKVVSGTLSNPVKTSSGAPSRSGDTSSGAPSRPGDTSSGAPSRPGDTSSGAPSRPGDTSSGAPSRPGDTSSGAPSRPGDTSSGAPSRSGDTSSGAPSRPGDTSSGAPSRPGDTSSGAPSRPGDTSSDTTSTAIESSSDTLFTTEENVPTEISKATASVAGETS
- the LOC118372376 gene encoding nucleolar and coiled-body phosphoprotein 1-like isoform X49, with amino-acid sequence MADQGISTPSVIGLVTIFCCIYGGQFVNAAGPSTTRYVITNGNVILNPGIRGGVLQEILWKHGVNKAVEWGTDGIQEFRDFKGRTSLNTTTGEITIRQLTKQLSGVYEAECMIGQKIQTFQQRVKVIDPVSQLEVTCELNGTMATIHCSAEGPLVEYRWSWPDHQGEMWSQEQNGQHYNIKSPESVSYTCEARNPVSEKTLTYSSNDCQGNPEIYIYTGICAGVLLVAVVVAVVVWLVKKCSKDLRSTGNASHLEEDREKAVAIRQAEIVEEENKLLLDEELKDRVSQINQTSEAVKTGDGEGEKKPLLDKARSTETDVIVSNIPFKLNNQNQVWGRESGKKQREEKEQNTESKQNMNVTLGTVTQDSVQTAPPKPPRSSLNYNSPYPQTLETQHSREHHGRGTDQSMAGYGTEREGAGDGQLMPQKVLILEEESGGKEEGTREDGEDVEKEKVGGDDSVTEEGEGQEVTDRRDDGGERNGQERETENNEEEQVKGEGEERGKKGEETQKGEKRKSPTSPKQTLPQKAPPPPLAPKPSSIIYVNQMGVEQGSVLKTMETQRSSGQVDRERGTPDLSGLRRPTNSVSDSTDTPDRSSPGLSALPIVTAFSPKVVSGTLSNPVKTSSGAPSRSGDTSSGAPSRPGDTSSGAPSRPGDTSSGAPSRPGDTSSGAPSRPGDTSSGAPSRPGDTSSGAPSRPEDTSSGAPSRPGDTSSDTTSTAIESSSDTLFTTEENVPTEISKATASVAGETS
- the LOC118372376 gene encoding uncharacterized protein LOC118372376 isoform X10; the protein is MADQGISTPSVIGLVTIFCCIYGGQFVNAAGPSTTRYVITNGNVILNPGIRGGVLQEILWKHGVNKAVEWGTDGIQEFRDFKGRTSLNTTTGEITIRQLTKQLSGVYEAECMIGQKIQTFQQRVKVIDPVSQLEVTCELNGTMATIHCSAEGPLVEYRWSWPDHQGEMWSQEQNGQHYNIKSPESVSYTCEARNPVSEKTLTYSSNDCQGNPEIYIYTGICAGVLLVAVVVAVVVWLVKKCSKDLRSTGNASHLEEDREKAVAIRQAEIVEEENKLLLDEELKDRVSQINQTSEAVKTGDGEGEKKPLLDKARSTETDVIVSNIPFKLNNQNQVWGRESGKKQREEKEQNTESKQNMNVTLGTVTQDSVQTAPPKPPRSSLNYNSPYPQTLETQHSREHHGRGTDQSMAGYGTEREGAGDGQLMPQKVLILEEESGGKEEGTREDGEDVEKEKVGGDDSVTEEGEGQEVTDRRDDGGERNGQERETENNEEEQVKGEGEERGKKGEETQKGEKRKSPTSPKQTLPQKAPPPPLAPKPSSIIYVNQMGVEQGSVLKTMETQRSSGQVDRERGTPDLSGLRRPTNSVSDSTDTPDRSSPGLSALPIVTAFSPKVVSGTLSNPVKTSSGAPSRSGDTSSGAPSRPGDTSSGAPSRPGDTSSGAPSRPGDTSSGAPSRPGDTSSGAPSRPGDTSSGAPSRPGDTSSGAPSRPGDTSSGAPSRPEDTSSGAPSGPGDTSSGASSRPGDTSSSAPSRPGDTSSSAPSRPGYTSSGAPSRPGYTSSGAPSRPGYTSSGAPSRPGDTSSAAASPTPYVITNRNIIINPGIPGGVLQDILWKHGVNKGGGMEHPDGIQEFSDYKGRTTLNTTTGEITIRQLTKQLSGVYEAECMIGGEIQTFQQRVKFTVKSLSPKWQVGTCDPMMTSIGSI
- the LOC118372376 gene encoding nucleolar and coiled-body phosphoprotein 1-like isoform X7; protein product: MADQGISTPSVIGLVTIFCCIYGGQFVNAAGPSTTRYVITNGNVILNPGIRGGVLQEILWKHGVNKAVEWGTDGIQEFRDFKGRTSLNTTTGEITIRQLTKQLSGVYEAECMIGQKIQTFQQRVKVIDPVSQLEVTCELNGTMATIHCSAEGPLVEYRWSWPDHQGEMWSQEQNGQHYNIKSPESVSYTCEARNPVSEKTLTYSSNDCQGNPEIYIYTGICAGVLLVAVVVAVVVWLVKKCSKDLRSTGNASHLEEDREKAVAIRQAEIVEEENKLLLDEELKDRVSQINQTSEAVKTGDGEGEKKPLLDKARSTETDVIVSNIPFKLNNQNQVWGRESGKKQREEKEQNTESKQNMNVTLGTVTQDSVQTAPPKPPRSSLNYNSPYPQTLETQHSREHHGRGTDQSMAGYGTEREGAGDGQLMPQKVLILEEESGGKEEGTREDGEDVEKEKVGGDDSVTEEGEGQEVTDRRDDGGERNGQERETENNEEEQVKGEGEERGKKGEETQKGEKRKSPTSPKQTLPQKAPPPPLAPKPSSIIYVNQMGVEQGSVLKTMETQRSSGQVDRERGTPDLSGLRRPTNSVSDSTDTPDRSSPGLSALPIVTAFSPKVVSGTLSNPVKTSSGAPSRSGDTSSGAPSRPGDTSSGAPSRPGDTSSGAPSRPGDTSSGAPSRPGDTSSGAPSRPGDTSSGAPSRPGDTSSGAPSRPGDTSSGAPSRPEDTSSGAPSGPGDTSSGASSRPGDTSSSAPSRPGDTSSSAPSRPGYTSSGAPSRPGYTSSGAPSRPGYTSSGAPSRPGYTSSGAPSRPGDTSSAAASPTPYVITNRNIIINPGIPGGVLQDILWKHGVNKGGGMEHPDGIQEFSDYKGRTTLNTTTGEITIRQLTKQLSGVYEAECMIGGEIQTFQQRVKFTVKSLSPKWQVGTCDPMMTSIGSI
- the LOC118372376 gene encoding nucleolar and coiled-body phosphoprotein 1-like isoform X6, translating into MADQGISTPSVIGLVTIFCCIYGGQFVNAAGPSTTRYVITNGNVILNPGIRGGVLQEILWKHGVNKAVEWGTDGIQEFRDFKGRTSLNTTTGEITIRQLTKQLSGVYEAECMIGQKIQTFQQRVKVIDPVSQLEVTCELNGTMATIHCSAEGPLVEYRWSWPDHQGEMWSQEQNGQHYNIKSPESVSYTCEARNPVSEKTLTYSSNDCQGNPEIYIYTGICAGVLLVAVVVAVVVWLVKKCSKDLRSTGNASHLEEDREKAVAIRQAEIVEEENKLLLDEELKDRVSQINQTSEAVKTGDGEGEKKPLLDKARSTETDVIVSNIPFKLNNQNQVWGRESGKKQREEKEQNTESKQNMNVTLGTVTQDSVQTAPPKPPRSSLNYNSPYPQTLETQHSREHHGRGTDQSMAGYGTEREGAGDGQLMPQKVLILEEESGGKEEGTREDGEDVEKEKVGGDDSVTEEGEGQEVTDRRDDGGERNGQERETENNEEEQVKGEGEERGKKGEETQKGEKRKSPTSPKQTLPQKAPPPPLAPKPSSIIYVNQMGVEQGSVLKTMETQRSSGQVDRERGTPDLSGLRRPTNSVSDSTDTPDRSSPGLSALPIVTAFSPKVVSGTLSNPVKTSSGAPSRSGDTSSGAPSRPGDTSSGAPSRPGDTSSGAPSRPGDTSSGAPSRPGDTSSGAPSRPGDTSSGAPSRPGDTSSGAPSRPGDTSSGAPSRPEDTSSGAPSGPGDTSSGASSRPGDTSSSAPSRPGDTSSSAPSRPGYTSSGAPSRPGYTSSGAPSRPGYTSSGAPSRPGYTSSGAPSRPGYTSSGAPSRPGDTSSAAASPTPYVITNRNIIINPGIPGGVLQDILWKHGVNKGGGMEHPDGIQEFSDYKGRTTLNTTTGEITIRQLTKQLSGVYEAECMIGGEIQTFQQRVKFTVKSLSPKWQVGTCDPMMTSIGSI
- the LOC118372376 gene encoding nucleolar and coiled-body phosphoprotein 1-like isoform X3 — translated: MADQGISTPSVIGLVTIFCCIYGGQFVNAAGPSTTRYVITNGNVILNPGIRGGVLQEILWKHGVNKAVEWGTDGIQEFRDFKGRTSLNTTTGEITIRQLTKQLSGVYEAECMIGQKIQTFQQRVKVIDPVSQLEVTCELNGTMATIHCSAEGPLVEYRWSWPDHQGEMWSQEQNGQHYNIKSPESVSYTCEARNPVSEKTLTYSSNDCQGNPEIYIYTGICAGVLLVAVVVAVVVWLVKKCSKDLRSTGNASHLEEDREKAVAIRQAEIVEEENKLLLDEELKDRVSQINQTSEAVKTGDGEGEKKPLLDKARSTETDVIVSNIPFKLNNQNQVWGRESGKKQREEKEQNTESKQNMNVTLGTVTQDSVQTAPPKPPRSSLNYNSPYPQTLETQHSREHHGRGTDQSMAGYGTEREGAGDGQLMPQKVLILEEESGGKEEGTREDGEDVEKEKVGGDDSVTEEGEGQEVTDRRDDGGERNGQERETENNEEEQVKGEGEERGKKGEETQKGEKRKSPTSPKQTLPQKAPPPPLAPKPSSIIYVNQMGVEQGSVLKTMETQRSSGQVDRERGTPDLSGLRRPTNSVSDSTDTPDRSSPGLSALPIVTAFSPKVVSGTLSNPVKTSSGAPSRSGDTSSGAPSRPGDTSSGAPSRPGDTSSGAPSRPGDTSSGAPSRPGDTSSGAPSRPGDTSSGAPSRPGDTSSGAPSRPGDTSSGAPSRPEDTSSGAPSGPGDTSSGASSRPGDTSSSAPSRPGDTSSSAPSRPGYTSSGAPSRPGYTSSGAPSRPGYTSSGAPSRPGYTSSGAPSRPGYTSSGAPSRPGYTSSGAPSRPGDTSSAAASPTPYVITNRNIIINPGIPGGVLQDILWKHGVNKGGGMEHPDGIQEFSDYKGRTTLNTTTGEITIRQLTKQLSGVYEAECMIGGEIQTFQQRVKFTVKSLSPKWQVGTCDPMMTSIGSI
- the LOC118372376 gene encoding nucleolar and coiled-body phosphoprotein 1-like isoform X19, giving the protein MADQGISTPSVIGLVTIFCCIYGGQFVNAAGPSTTRYVITNGNVILNPGIRGGVLQEILWKHGVNKAVEWGTDGIQEFRDFKGRTSLNTTTGEITIRQLTKQLSGVYEAECMIGQKIQTFQQRVKVIDPVSQLEVTCELNGTMATIHCSAEGPLVEYRWSWPDHQGEMWSQEQNGQHYNIKSPESVSYTCEARNPVSEKTLTYSSNDCQGNPEIYIYTGICAGVLLVAVVVAVVVWLVKKCSKDLRSTGNASHLEEDREKAVAIRQAEIVEEENKLLLDEELKDRVSQINQTSEAVKTGDGEGEKKPLLDKARSTETDVIVSNIPFKLNNQNQVWGRESGKKQREEKEQNTESKQNMNVTLGTVTQDSVQTAPPKPPRSSLNYNSPYPQTLETQHSREHHGRGTDQSMAGYGTEREGAGDGQLMPQKVLILEEESGGKEEGTREDGEDVEKEKVGGDDSVTEEGEGQEVTDRRDDGGERNGQERETENNEEEQVKGEGEERGKKGEETQKGEKRKSPTSPKQTLPQKAPPPPLAPKPSSIIYVNQMGVEQGSVLKTMETQRSSGQVDRERGTPDLSGLRRPTNSVSDSTDTPDRSSPGLSALPIVTAFSPKVVSGTLSNPVKTSSGAPSRSGDTSSGAPSRPGDTSSGAPSRPGDTSSGAPSRPGDTSSGAPSRPGDTSSGAPSRPGDTSSGAPSRPGDTSSGAPSRPGDTSSGAPSRPGYTSSGAPSRPGYTSSGAPSRPGYTSSGAPSRPGDTSSAAASPTPYVITNRNIIINPGIPGGVLQDILWKHGVNKGGGMEHPDGIQEFSDYKGRTTLNTTTGEITIRQLTKQLSGVYEAECMIGGEIQTFQQRVKFTVKSLSPKWQVGTCDPMMTSIGSI
- the LOC118372376 gene encoding transient receptor potential protein-like isoform X24, which translates into the protein MADQGISTPSVIGLVTIFCCIYGGQFVNAAGPSTTRYVITNGNVILNPGIRGGVLQEILWKHGVNKAVEWGTDGIQEFRDFKGRTSLNTTTGEITIRQLTKQLSGVYEAECMIGQKIQTFQQRVKVIDPVSQLEVTCELNGTMATIHCSAEGPLVEYRWSWPDHQGEMWSQEQNGQHYNIKSPESVSYTCEARNPVSEKTLTYSSNDCQGNPEIYIYTGICAGVLLVAVVVAVVVWLVKKCSKDLRSTGNASHLEEDREKAVAIRQAEIVEEENKLLLDEELKDRVSQINQTSEAVKTGDGEGEKKPLLDKARSTETDVIVSNIPFKLNNQNQVWGRESGKKQREEKEQNTESKQNMNVTLGTVTQDSVQTAPPKPPRSSLNYNSPYPQTLETQHSREHHGRGTDQSMAGYGTEREGAGDGQLMPQKVLILEEESGGKEEGTREDGEDVEKEKVGGDDSVTEEGEGQEVTDRRDDGGERNGQERETENNEEEQVKGEGEERGKKGEETQKGEKRKSPTSPKQTLPQKAPPPPLAPKPSSIIYVNQMGVEQGSVLKTMETQRSSGQVDRERGTPDLSGLRRPTNSVSDSTDTPDRSSPGLSALPIVTAFSPKVVSGTLSNPVKTSSGAPSRSGDTSSGAPSRPGDTSSGAPSRPGDTSSGAPSRPGDTSSGAPSRPGDTSSGAPSRPGDTSSGAPSRPGDTSSGAPSRPGYTSSGAPSRPGYTSSGAPSRPGYTSSGAPSRPGDTSSAAASPTPYVITNRNIIINPGIPGGVLQDILWKHGVNKGGGMEHPDGIQEFSDYKGRTTLNTTTGEITIRQLTKQLSGVYEAECMIGGEIQTFQQRVKFTVKSLSPKWQVGTCDPMMTSIGSI
- the LOC118372376 gene encoding transient receptor potential protein-like isoform X16, with translation MADQGISTPSVIGLVTIFCCIYGGQFVNAAGPSTTRYVITNGNVILNPGIRGGVLQEILWKHGVNKAVEWGTDGIQEFRDFKGRTSLNTTTGEITIRQLTKQLSGVYEAECMIGQKIQTFQQRVKVIDPVSQLEVTCELNGTMATIHCSAEGPLVEYRWSWPDHQGEMWSQEQNGQHYNIKSPESVSYTCEARNPVSEKTLTYSSNDCQGNPEIYIYTGICAGVLLVAVVVAVVVWLVKKCSKDLRSTGNASHLEEDREKAVAIRQAEIVEEENKLLLDEELKDRVSQINQTSEAVKTGDGEGEKKPLLDKARSTETDVIVSNIPFKLNNQNQVWGRESGKKQREEKEQNTESKQNMNVTLGTVTQDSVQTAPPKPPRSSLNYNSPYPQTLETQHSREHHGRGTDQSMAGYGTEREGAGDGQLMPQKVLILEEESGGKEEGTREDGEDVEKEKVGGDDSVTEEGEGQEVTDRRDDGGERNGQERETENNEEEQVKGEGEERGKKGEETQKGEKRKSPTSPKQTLPQKAPPPPLAPKPSSIIYVNQMGVEQGSVLKTMETQRSSGQVDRERGTPDLSGLRRPTNSVSDSTDTPDRSSPGLSALPIVTAFSPKVVSGTLSNPVKTSSGAPSRSGDTSSGAPSRPGDTSSGAPSRPGDTSSGAPSRPGDTSSGAPSRPGDTSSGAPSRPGDTSSGAPSRPGDTSSGAPSRPGDTSSGAPSRPGYTSSGAPSRPGYTSSGAPSRPGYTSSGAPSRPGYTSSGAPSRPGDTSSAAASPTPYVITNRNIIINPGIPGGVLQDILWKHGVNKGGGMEHPDGIQEFSDYKGRTTLNTTTGEITIRQLTKQLSGVYEAECMIGGEIQTFQQRVKFTVKSLSPKWQVGTCDPMMTSIGSI
- the LOC118372376 gene encoding transient receptor potential protein-like isoform X14, which translates into the protein MADQGISTPSVIGLVTIFCCIYGGQFVNAAGPSTTRYVITNGNVILNPGIRGGVLQEILWKHGVNKAVEWGTDGIQEFRDFKGRTSLNTTTGEITIRQLTKQLSGVYEAECMIGQKIQTFQQRVKVIDPVSQLEVTCELNGTMATIHCSAEGPLVEYRWSWPDHQGEMWSQEQNGQHYNIKSPESVSYTCEARNPVSEKTLTYSSNDCQGNPEIYIYTGICAGVLLVAVVVAVVVWLVKKCSKDLRSTGNASHLEEDREKAVAIRQAEIVEEENKLLLDEELKDRVSQINQTSEAVKTGDGEGEKKPLLDKARSTETDVIVSNIPFKLNNQNQVWGRESGKKQREEKEQNTESKQNMNVTLGTVTQDSVQTAPPKPPRSSLNYNSPYPQTLETQHSREHHGRGTDQSMAGYGTEREGAGDGQLMPQKVLILEEESGGKEEGTREDGEDVEKEKVGGDDSVTEEGEGQEVTDRRDDGGERNGQERETENNEEEQVKGEGEERGKKGEETQKGEKRKSPTSPKQTLPQKAPPPPLAPKPSSIIYVNQMGVEQGSVLKTMETQRSSGQVDRERGTPDLSGLRRPTNSVSDSTDTPDRSSPGLSALPIVTAFSPKVVSGTLSNPVKTSSGAPSRSGDTSSGAPSRPGDTSSGAPSRPGDTSSGAPSRPGDTSSGAPSRPGDTSSGAPSRPGDTSSGAPSRPGDTSSGAPSRPGDTSSGAPSRPGYTSSGAPSRPGYTSSGAPSRPGYTSSGAPSRPGYTSSGAPSRPGYTSSGAPSRPGDTSSAAASPTPYVITNRNIIINPGIPGGVLQDILWKHGVNKGGGMEHPDGIQEFSDYKGRTTLNTTTGEITIRQLTKQLSGVYEAECMIGGEIQTFQQRVKFTVKSLSPKWQVGTCDPMMTSIGSI
- the LOC118372376 gene encoding uncharacterized protein LOC118372376 isoform X11 produces the protein MADQGISTPSVIGLVTIFCCIYGGQFVNAAGPSTTRYVITNGNVILNPGIRGGVLQEILWKHGVNKAVEWGTDGIQEFRDFKGRTSLNTTTGEITIRQLTKQLSGVYEAECMIGQKIQTFQQRVKVIDPVSQLEVTCELNGTMATIHCSAEGPLVEYRWSWPDHQGEMWSQEQNGQHYNIKSPESVSYTCEARNPVSEKTLTYSSNDCQGNPEIYIYTGICAGVLLVAVVVAVVVWLVKKCSKDLRSTGNASHLEEDREKAVAIRQAEIVEEENKLLLDEELKDRVSQINQTSEAVKTGDGEGEKKPLLDKARSTETDVIVSNIPFKLNNQNQVWGRESGKKQREEKEQNTESKQNMNVTLGTVTQDSVQTAPPKPPRSSLNYNSPYPQTLETQHSREHHGRGTDQSMAGYGTEREGAGDGQLMPQKVLILEEESGGKEEGTREDGEDVEKEKVGGDDSVTEEGEGQEVTDRRDDGGERNGQERETENNEEEQVKGEGEERGKKGEETQKGEKRKSPTSPKQTLPQKAPPPPLAPKPSSIIYVNQMGVEQGSVLKTMETQRSSGQVDRERGTPDLSGLRRPTNSVSDSTDTPDRSSPGLSALPIVTAFSPKVVSGTLSNPVKTSSGAPSRSGDTSSGAPSRPGDTSSGAPSRPGDTSSGAPSRPGDTSSGAPSRPGDTSSGAPSRPGDTSSGAPSRPGDTSSGAPSRPGDTSSGAPSRPGDTSSGAPSRPGYTSSGAPSRPGYTSSGAPSRPGYTSSGAPSRPGYTSSGAPSRPGYTSSGAPSRPGDTSSAAASPTPYVITNRNIIINPGIPGGVLQDILWKHGVNKGGGMEHPDGIQEFSDYKGRTTLNTTTGEITIRQLTKQLSGVYEAECMIGGEIQTFQQRVKFTVKSLSPKWQVGTCDPMMTSIGSI